The nucleotide window TCAGCTTAAGGTCTCTTACCATCAGATGTGGTGTCCCAAAAACATGAGCTGGCTGTGTGAAAGCCATAGGCACTCCTCTGGACCACTGCACAGGTCACTAAAAATAAAGTTGCAGAATGAGAGCACTGGCAAAGGAGAAGATATCAAAGTGTTTGAGTTCAGAGCTCTAAAAGCTGTAAAAACCAACAGAAAACAAAGCACTCGGcaaatagattagaaaaaaataagtcctcTTGATTATCTACCACCACGATTTTGACCCCACTGGATCCAGTCTGTTGCCCGCTGCCATAACCACTGATGATTGTGCTGCAGGAAAAAAATGTGGGCCAAATCACGTGCCTCATTCCATGGGCATAATCCAgacacaaaaatgaagaaaagattacACTTTCCCAACAATTACCGTGTGGCACTTTGCCATCCTATGGCCATGTAAGGAGGCCTGGAGCTCCTGACAGGGAGACAGTAGGGCTGAGTGGGTTTTGGTGGAAGGGGGGCAGCTGATACAAATGTAAAAGGTACAGCTGCTAAGGACAGGTGGGTGGCTGGCAGGAGCTCCATCTTTTAGGTAATACCATATATTGTCTTTGTCTGAATAAGGTAGAAGTCCTTCATGTCCTATTAGAATCCAACTTGTGTATCACACTCATTTATATTCTCTAAATTCAGAGAAGACCGTGAGGACAAAGGGGAATAAACTAGTGAGGAGGGACACTGATACTCACCAATATATTTATAAGCTTTTCCCAACTTAACCAAATGTGTTAAGGATTGTTCCACTATGCTTGCAGTCCATTGGTTGATGTTGTTCTGGTTATAATCTTCACCACCCAAGACCCCATCTATACACTAAAAGGGCAGAAGACAGTTAAAGACATATACAAATCACAGCATATACAAATCACataaacaaatatgtttattcaaaacataaaaatatttataatcccAAAAAGCATCTTAGAAAATACACAtctggtaaatatttattatgcccTGTCTCTGTGTTAGGATTTTCAGAGTGTTCACCTGCACGTATTATCTCAGTCTATGAGATAACTAGAGGccatataaagataaaaatgacatGGACTCTGTTGGAAAGAACTAGCAGAGCAGCTAATAAAAGAAATCTAACACAAGAAAGACTAATCAAGGATGATAAGCTACGTCATAAAAGGATTATGGAGGCAAGTGGAGATTAAGGAAGGGTGAAATTAATTGGTTAAAGGTTGGCTTTGAaacagctgggatttgaactagGTTTCAGATGCTAGAAACAAAGCAGGAGTCcaacttaaaaacagaattttcatgTGTAATAATTACATTTCTGTTTACATTATGTAATTACTTAACTATAAAGCTACCACCTCCTGCCACTAAAAGTAAATCAACAAACATCACTTTTCAGATGCTTTAGCACAAGATAGTTAAATAATTTTCCAGTGCTCATTCACATCCATTTCTGATGCCTGATTGAGTGCTGGTCTAGAACCCCAGTCGTAGGCTGTAAAGTCACTTCTGCCACCTACTCACTGTGACCTTttgcaagtgacttaacctctcagaGCCAGAGCCCCTATTTTCCAAACCGTTAGAACAGCCTCATTGTAtcaggttgttgtgaggatggaGTGAGATCGTGAATATCAAGTGTGCTCAAGTATAGTGACTGCGACAGAGGAAGCACATATGCAATGTTACAGATTATCATCCTCCTTATTGttgctgtcattttatttttcctggctttattgaggtgtaactGACACGACAGTGTGTAAGTTCGAGATGTACAATGTGATTTGATACGACAGATATATTGTAAAATTatcacaataaggttagttaacaaaTCCACCCCTCCATGTAGTTACTACCTTTTGCCTTTGTGGTAGAATCATTCAAGATCTACTATCAGCAGCTCTCAAGTATACAGTACTGTTAGCTAGACTCATCATGCTGCACTACATATGTCTGAACTATTAAAATACGGCAGGATTTTGAGGTGCCTGTCTAGCTTTCTCAGATCTCGGGTTGATCCTAGCTATACAAGACTAGACCTGGATGAGTTCTGGGTGAGCTTGTGCCCTAGAACATTCAGACAGGCCAGACACTGTCTCAGGATGGGCTGAGAAGGTGCTCAATGCCCAGAGGGCAAGCCAATCCAGCCCAGACTAAAGGCAGGGTAGGGCCTGCTAGGACACAGATCCAGCTACCACATCTACAATACATGGTTGCCTTCTGGGCCAGCTCATTGTTTTCCTAGGATTTGGCACAGTGAAAAATGACTCAGGACTATTAAAAGGGTTCATAAATGCCTTACTCACAGTATAGTCTGTATGTGATACCACTAGAGTAATTCAAGTTCCTCTGTCAGAATTGATTCCCAAATAGAACTTCCTGTCTATTTGCCTACTAGGAGGATCAGATTCCatgtttcaaataattttcttaagattttgatTTAGCATATCAGTGTCTGTGTTAAGTgattatttttccaattaaattgGGCTAAAACATACTTCTAGGGTCTTTtgacatattttacatataatttacctatataaaagtgtgtgtgtgacagagacatacacacacatacttctatagttttaatttttaaaataatatttgcccTACAGAATAAGggctttttttaaagacagaacatCAATTTTAGAAAACAGCAAACCAGTTTTCTAGAATAATGCTCCAATATCACTTTCAGAGTAAGCTCCAGGATATCTGATGGCATACAACAAAACACCTTCCTAAGGCCCATCTCTATAAAGCACCCCTATAAAAAgtgagtaaatattaaaaatcttgcgatgcctgggtggctcagtgcttgagcgtctgccttcggctcaggtcatgatcccagggttccaggatcgagttctgcattgggctccccacagggagcctgcttctccctctgcctctctctctgtctgcctctctctctgtctctcatgaataaataaataaaatttttaaaaaatatttaaaatcttgttttaatcGAAGGTTTCTAAGTTTGTACTGGAAGTCAAAACAGagctttttaaagtttcaagaTGAACAAGATGTGTAACTCACCTCCTTCACAATATTGTGAGCTTCATCAGCATTGAAGCCAACCTAAAGGAGGGGAAAACAAGATACAGCTGCTTTCAGCACAGACTTCCTTTTATTTGTAGCTGTGATGACACACAGAATACCCTAGGCTATCCTGAGCAGGTGTTAGTGACAGCAGACCATAATGATAAGGGGTGTCAGGTGTACCCAGCTGCTAATCCCACCGAGAACACTTCTACAATTGCAGAAtgctttccccacccacctcccttgaGATTTTGATTCATTAAGTCTGGGGCACAGCCTGGGCAAACACAGTTTTTTAAAGGTGCTTTGCTGGTGATTTTGATGAATGCCCTAGATTGAGAATCTTTGTACTGTAAAGCTCAGGAAATAGGAGGAGGATATAAAGATGTATACACATACATCAGTATATAGGAAAAGGCCACAGAAGAATAAGAATGAAGTGATCTATAAAGAGACTAATTAATAGactgttttcaattttgtttaacTTCATGTGGGGCAAAAATGTGGTTTTCCTGAATTAAAGATTATGAAAATGCTTGATCTAAATTAATGTCACCTTAATATTATAATAGGCCGGGTAACTTAATCTTTGTTGTGAAGTGGCTTGATAGACTTCTGAGTTAAAAGCAACTATTAATGACATCCAAGTGTCCTAGAGTAGAGAACTAGGCTATGTGATAAGATTGTAATCTAAACCAAAACTCTTCAGGCAATACATGATTTGTTTCCATGGAGACGTTTTAGGTGCTTTATGACCTCACCATTTTTGTAAATACCACTGTGCAacttaaaattagttaaaaaaaaacaaacaattctgGAGCTAAGTATCATCCtgagtataaatttaaaatattttcaactcatTTCATTACACTACAGAATTCcccaacaacaaaagaaaaaaaaatcgtaaACAACTAGGATTGTGAAAACAACTCTCACATTTTGACTCTCTCAAAATTATCATTTCACCTTAAAATAAggtcattattttcaaaagtgaCCTACAAATTAAATGATGTCCGTTTCACTGCGATTTGGAAGGTCACCCAAGAATCAGGTAGTAGTGGGCGGCAATGGTAACACATGTAATCTcgtttcttttcaaatatatttaggAGGTACTGTAGTACAGAACCCCCCTGGGAGTCAGACCAGCGTTTGGCGGGAGGGATAGGTCTGAGAAACTGCTTGTGccttaatttctaaaatgagaatacTTTCCCACTAACCTACAAGCGTGTGTGCTACCCGCATCACAAAACTAAATGGGTTTCAGTGTGGCTTCCGCAGAAGCCCACATCCGAAAGACGGAGGGACCAGAAGCCCTCTCCAGGCCAGGGGTCGAACAGCACACCACTTGCGGTGGCCCCTGCGCCAGGTGCCTACTTTACTTCACTGCATCGTTCACCTGTGGCTACCACTGGACGGAGAAGGCCTTGCTCTCTTCTGCCCTTCAGGCCGGTCCCTATGCTGGGATCCCTAAGGCCTCACCCTCCTAATGGCTAAGGGGAGCCAGGCTTGCAGGCGTGTAGTCAAGAGGCCTGGGTTCGAATGGGGCATCTGTCGCTCCTGGCGGTTTTAACTTCGGGCAAATCGCTTAGTCGCCATGAAAGTCAGAGTCCCCATCAGTAACACGAAGCGAACACCTAACATCGTGGGGTTCCGGTGAGGCGCCGGGAGGCCTGAGGCAGTAGGCGGGGGCTCGTGATCCGCGGGGCACCTCCTTCCAGCCCACCCCCGCCGCGGTGCCGGGGCGCGGCTCTGCCATCAGGGCCCGGCTCGCGAGGCTGCGGCACCTGCCTCGGGGACGCCGAGGGGCGGAGGGAGCCGCCGGGCAGACCGGCCTCGGAGACGGGCGGCGCCgacaccccatccccaccccacgcACCCCGAGCCCGCCTTCCGGCCCTCCACCTCGAtcccccgcccgcccctgccACCCCGACTCGCAGCCCCCCACTCAGGCctcggggccgggcggggcggggcccggagggcaggggaggggggcccgGGCTCGGAGGGCGCCGGACCCCGACTGTCGGGGGCGCCCTCGGGGCCGAGCCTGGAGCCGAGGCGGGCGAGGGCGGGGGTCGCTCGCGGGCTGCCGAGGGGCGGTACCTCGTCGCAGTGCCTGTGGTACTCCTCCATGGTGGCGCCGACTCTGCCGAGGGGCGGAGCCACAGCCCGCCGCGCTCCGCGTCCGCGCAGTGCCCTccggggaggccccgcccccatcccTGCAGCGGGGCGGCCCCCCGGAAGGCCCCGCCTTTGTGTCGTCAGGGCGCCGCCTCGtcgggagcgggggcggggctctGCGCGCTGGGAGGCGGCTGCCCCTTGCCCCGCCTTTCCGGAAACCCGGCTGGGGGGTGAAGAGCTGGGCAGTGTGGCCGGATGGGTGACCTAGTGTCAGCCCAGACCCCGCAGCGTTGGTTGAGGGCCCACTGCCGTGTCTAGTGCACATACCCTTTCATCACAGTCCCGCCACCAAGTGCAGTCGGTGTAATAATGAACACTTTGAAGTGCTTTGTCCCCTCACCAGCCCTGTTACTTGGTTACTTAGGTGAATTGACCTCTCACAGCCTCGTATGAAAACTTCAGATTATACCTACTTCACGGTTGATTGTTAAGGATCGAATGAAATGTTACATACATTACTCTTAAAAGTAAATGCCTCTACCCCGGTCCTCCTCAGTGGcgacataaaaagaaatatttgacttTTAGGATATAAGGTACAAATACCctaaattaaatgacaaaattgaGCAGAACAAGGATTACATTTATCTAAAAGTTCCTGATGAGCCTAAGGATTTCCTCTAGTAAACTCAGAATAACCCAGCAGGTTTGGTTCTGGTACCAACCctcccatttttcaaatgaaactgAGGTACAGGGAGTTTAGGT belongs to Canis lupus familiaris isolate Mischka breed German Shepherd chromosome X, alternate assembly UU_Cfam_GSD_1.0, whole genome shotgun sequence and includes:
- the DYNLT3 gene encoding dynein light chain Tctex-type 3, with protein sequence MEEYHRHCDEVGFNADEAHNIVKECIDGVLGGEDYNQNNINQWTASIVEQSLTHLVKLGKAYKYIVTCAVVQRSAYGFHTASSCFWDTTSDGTCTVRWENRTMNCIVNVFAIAIVL